In Thermomonas paludicola, the following are encoded in one genomic region:
- a CDS encoding CDP-alcohol phosphatidyltransferase family protein, which translates to MKPRHFSMLREFHLADWFTLGNAFCGTGAIFAAMRFLQDGVAGDLLMGMALIPLAFVFDALDGRIARWRKVASTLGRELDSLADVISFGVAPAALGYACGLQGGWDWALLSYFVGCGVSRLARYNVTAEQLSGTEGKVAYFEGTPIPTSVAIVGLLAWLAWRGDIGSALWLGVVQLGPWQLHPLTLLYAVSGSLMISKTLRIPKP; encoded by the coding sequence ATGAAGCCACGCCACTTTTCGATGCTGCGCGAGTTCCACCTCGCCGACTGGTTCACCTTGGGCAATGCGTTTTGCGGCACCGGCGCAATCTTCGCCGCGATGCGTTTCCTGCAGGACGGCGTGGCCGGCGACCTGTTGATGGGCATGGCGCTGATTCCCCTGGCCTTCGTGTTCGATGCGCTGGACGGGCGCATTGCACGCTGGCGCAAGGTCGCTTCCACGCTGGGGCGCGAGCTGGATTCGCTGGCCGACGTGATCAGCTTCGGCGTGGCGCCGGCTGCGCTGGGCTACGCCTGTGGCCTGCAGGGCGGCTGGGATTGGGCGCTGCTCAGCTATTTCGTGGGTTGCGGCGTCAGCCGGCTGGCGCGCTACAACGTGACTGCCGAGCAACTGAGCGGTACCGAAGGCAAGGTGGCGTATTTCGAGGGCACGCCCATTCCGACCAGCGTGGCGATCGTGGGGCTGTTGGCGTGGCTGGCGTGGCGGGGCGACATCGGCAGCGCGCTGTGGCTGGGCGTGGTGCAGCTTGGTCCCTGGCAGCTGCATCCGCTGACGCTGCTGTATGCCGTTTCCGGTTCGCTGATGATCAGCAAGACGTTGCGCATTCCAAAGCCCTGA
- a CDS encoding D-(-)-3-hydroxybutyrate oligomer hydrolase, protein MPVSKGNAEMFQQPRATGHREHDDLLTGGLGLAGLRSMLPPTFADVERPTPAELRRRALWSNWRGIADLAPGGGYGTLYGSVANVPGREFSALATLAGAQQPHRVLLQLPDGFDARNRCVVVAASSGSRGIYGAIAVAGAWGLPRGCAVVYTDKGAGSDYYDLDARQGVMADGTLGGAEAALAFEPSPTAGSGVAYKHAHSQDNPEADWGRHVKQAADFALSTLNEQLPAQAPFTFANTRVIAVGISNGGGAVLRAAELDGGWLDAVVAGEPSVLAEGAGARSLYDYGTEAALLMPCALPQLGIPETPGLALKCAALAARGVLVGETHDAQQKDALAKLHAAGWSDASLRSGAISVAFDLWRAVAVGYASAYGRYSHDAHPCGYRYAALNPDSSPRAATAAERAAWVADASGIPPGAGVGIIDPQPMADMGLGGLQCLRGLWTGQGTDAQRVRKGVDETRAAPPRAGLPVVVIHGTDDGLVPPVFSSAPYVSMAKAAGRDVRYWQVRNAQHFDAFLGLPHMAAAYLPLLPYVYEALDRVEAYLDGKGALPADAVIATVPRMGKPLAAENLAMPH, encoded by the coding sequence ATGCCTGTCAGCAAGGGAAACGCCGAGATGTTCCAGCAACCGCGTGCCACCGGACACCGTGAACACGACGACCTGCTGACCGGCGGGTTGGGACTTGCGGGGTTGCGGTCGATGCTGCCGCCGACCTTCGCAGATGTCGAGCGTCCCACGCCCGCAGAGCTGCGTCGGCGTGCGTTGTGGAGCAACTGGCGAGGTATCGCCGACCTGGCACCAGGCGGTGGTTACGGAACGCTGTACGGAAGCGTGGCCAACGTGCCTGGCCGCGAGTTCAGCGCGCTGGCAACGCTGGCGGGCGCGCAACAGCCGCATCGCGTGCTGCTGCAATTGCCGGATGGCTTTGATGCACGCAATCGCTGCGTGGTGGTGGCGGCCTCGTCGGGATCGCGCGGCATCTACGGGGCCATCGCGGTGGCGGGCGCGTGGGGTTTGCCACGCGGTTGCGCGGTGGTCTATACCGACAAGGGCGCGGGCAGCGATTATTACGATCTGGATGCCAGGCAGGGCGTGATGGCCGACGGCACGCTGGGCGGCGCCGAGGCAGCGCTGGCGTTCGAGCCATCGCCCACAGCCGGCTCGGGCGTTGCCTACAAGCACGCGCATTCGCAGGACAACCCGGAAGCCGACTGGGGCCGGCATGTGAAACAGGCGGCCGACTTCGCCCTGTCCACCCTGAATGAACAGTTGCCGGCGCAGGCGCCGTTCACCTTCGCCAATACCCGGGTGATCGCGGTCGGCATTTCCAACGGTGGTGGCGCCGTACTGCGGGCTGCGGAGCTGGACGGCGGTTGGCTGGATGCGGTGGTGGCTGGCGAACCCAGCGTGCTGGCCGAGGGCGCCGGCGCGCGCAGCCTGTATGACTACGGCACCGAAGCTGCCTTGCTGATGCCGTGCGCGCTGCCGCAACTGGGCATTCCGGAAACGCCCGGGCTGGCGCTGAAGTGCGCGGCATTGGCCGCACGCGGGGTGCTGGTCGGCGAGACCCATGACGCGCAGCAGAAGGACGCCTTGGCGAAACTGCACGCCGCTGGCTGGAGCGATGCGTCGCTGCGCTCCGGCGCGATTTCGGTGGCGTTCGACCTGTGGCGCGCGGTTGCGGTGGGCTATGCCTCGGCCTATGGCCGCTATTCGCACGATGCACATCCCTGCGGCTATCGCTATGCCGCGCTGAATCCGGATTCCAGCCCGCGTGCCGCCACCGCCGCAGAGCGCGCCGCATGGGTGGCCGATGCCAGCGGCATTCCTCCCGGTGCCGGCGTGGGCATCATCGATCCGCAGCCGATGGCCGACATGGGGCTGGGCGGGCTGCAATGCCTGCGCGGCTTGTGGACGGGGCAAGGCACTGATGCGCAGCGAGTGCGCAAGGGTGTGGACGAAACGCGCGCCGCGCCACCGCGCGCCGGTTTGCCGGTGGTGGTGATCCACGGCACCGATGACGGACTGGTGCCGCCGGTGTTTTCCAGCGCGCCCTATGTGTCGATGGCCAAGGCTGCCGGCCGCGACGTGCGCTACTGGCAGGTACGCAATGCCCAGCACTTCGACGCATTCCTCGGGCTGCCGCACATGGCTGCGGCGTATCTGCCGTTGCTGCCCTACGTCTATGAGGCGCTGGATCGCGTGGAGGCCTATCTGGATGGCAAGGGCGCGCTGCCTGCCGATGCGGTGATTGCCACCGTGCCGCGCATGGGCAAGCCGCTGGCCGCGGAAAATCTGGCAATGCCGCACTGA
- a CDS encoding 3-hydroxybutyrate dehydrogenase: protein MSDTFLHGRTALVTGSTSGIGLAIAQALAAAGARVAINGLGSADQVAAAIAAVDAAGNGGAGSASTKHFSADLRDAEAIDAMMAELSAWSGGGVDVLVNNAGIQHAVPLAQMPVQKWNDIIAINLSSAFHAMRLAMPAMAARGFGRVINIASVHGLVASKDKAPYVASKFGIVGLSKVAALEYAAQGSRESGGITVNCICPGWVETPLIEPQIEARMHGGSRDDGVRNLLAEKQPSLRMTLPAEIAALAVFLCRREAHNITGAALPVDGGWTAQ, encoded by the coding sequence ATGAGCGATACCTTTCTACATGGCCGCACCGCGCTGGTGACCGGCAGCACGTCCGGCATTGGCCTGGCGATCGCCCAGGCACTGGCGGCAGCCGGCGCACGCGTGGCGATCAACGGCCTGGGCAGCGCGGATCAGGTCGCCGCGGCCATCGCCGCCGTCGATGCCGCCGGCAACGGCGGCGCCGGCTCGGCTTCGACCAAACACTTCAGTGCCGACCTGCGCGATGCAGAAGCCATCGACGCGATGATGGCCGAGCTGTCCGCGTGGTCCGGCGGCGGCGTTGACGTGCTGGTCAACAACGCCGGTATCCAGCATGCGGTGCCGCTGGCGCAGATGCCGGTGCAGAAGTGGAACGACATCATCGCCATCAATCTGTCGTCCGCATTCCATGCCATGCGCCTGGCGATGCCGGCGATGGCCGCGCGCGGTTTTGGCCGCGTCATCAACATCGCCTCGGTGCACGGGCTGGTGGCATCGAAAGACAAGGCGCCGTACGTGGCAAGCAAGTTCGGCATCGTCGGACTGAGCAAGGTCGCGGCGCTGGAATACGCCGCGCAGGGCTCGCGCGAGTCCGGCGGAATCACCGTCAATTGCATCTGCCCGGGCTGGGTGGAAACCCCGCTGATCGAGCCGCAGATCGAAGCGCGCATGCACGGCGGCAGCCGCGACGATGGCGTGCGCAACCTGCTGGCGGAAAAGCAGCCCAGCTTGCGCATGACCCTGCCCGCCGAGATCGCCGCACTGGCGGTCTTCCTGTGCCGGCGCGAAGCCCACAACATCACCGGCGCGGCACTGCCGGTGGATGGTGGCTGGACCGCGCAGTAA
- a CDS encoding response regulator transcription factor, whose translation MPSLLIADDHPLFRAALRQAARDALGEVELFEAGDLETALATLEAQPQMDLVLLDLHMPGNHGLAGLAAIRAQYPGVAVVVVSANDDPRVVRRALDHGAAGYLPKSAGLDELRDAIRSVLACDTWLPQALRASVARAASSPDDAHLAARLASLSPQQFRVLALVAEGLLNKQIADRLDVQERTVKAHLTAIFERLGVRNRTQASVVLRELELRDPARLLQG comes from the coding sequence ATGCCCTCGCTGCTGATCGCCGACGACCACCCGCTGTTCCGCGCCGCGCTGCGGCAGGCCGCGCGCGATGCGCTGGGCGAGGTCGAGCTGTTTGAAGCAGGCGACCTGGAAACCGCGCTGGCCACGTTGGAAGCCCAGCCGCAGATGGATCTGGTGCTGCTGGACCTGCACATGCCCGGCAATCACGGGCTGGCAGGACTGGCCGCGATCCGCGCCCAGTATCCGGGCGTGGCGGTGGTGGTGGTCTCGGCCAACGACGACCCGCGCGTGGTGCGTCGCGCCCTGGACCACGGTGCGGCCGGTTACCTGCCCAAAAGCGCCGGCCTGGACGAATTGCGCGACGCCATCCGCAGCGTGCTGGCCTGCGACACCTGGCTGCCGCAGGCGCTGCGTGCCAGCGTTGCACGCGCCGCATCGTCGCCGGATGACGCGCATCTTGCCGCGCGCCTGGCCAGCCTGTCGCCACAGCAGTTCCGGGTGCTTGCACTGGTGGCCGAGGGCTTGCTCAACAAGCAAATCGCCGACCGCCTGGACGTGCAGGAGCGCACCGTGAAGGCACATCTCACCGCGATTTTCGAGCGGCTTGGCGTTCGCAATCGCACCCAGGCCAGCGTGGTGCTGCGCGAGTTGGAGTTGCGTGACCCGGCGCGACTGCTGCAAGGCTGA
- a CDS encoding NAD(P)-dependent alcohol dehydrogenase: MTVKACGAHSADQPLVAMTIDRRAPGPQDVQIEIAYCGVCHSDLHTVRSEWPGTLYPCVPGHEIVGTVSAVGNDVAGFKVGDVVGVGCLVGSCGQCSACGDGLEQYCERGMVGTYNGPTNDAPGHTLGGYSQRIVVDQGFVLHIRHPQQQLAAVAPLLCAGITTYSPLRHWNVGPGKKVGIVGIGGLGHMGIKLARAMGAQVVAFTTTESKRDEAHRLGADAVVVSRDAGQMKAQQGSFDFILDTVAAPHVLDAFTALLKRDGTLCLVGAPATPHPSPSVMGLIFGRKAIAGSLIGGIAETQEMLDFCAEHGIVADIEMIRAQDIDAAYERMLHSDVKYRFVIDCATM; encoded by the coding sequence ATGACCGTCAAAGCCTGCGGCGCGCACAGTGCCGACCAACCCCTGGTCGCCATGACGATCGATCGCCGTGCGCCCGGACCGCAGGATGTGCAGATTGAAATCGCCTATTGCGGCGTTTGTCATTCCGACCTGCACACGGTTCGGTCCGAGTGGCCGGGGACGCTGTATCCGTGCGTGCCGGGCCATGAAATCGTCGGGACGGTCAGCGCGGTGGGCAACGATGTCGCCGGTTTCAAGGTGGGCGACGTGGTCGGCGTTGGCTGCCTGGTGGGCAGCTGCGGGCAGTGCAGCGCCTGCGGTGACGGCCTGGAACAGTATTGCGAACGCGGCATGGTGGGCACCTACAACGGCCCGACCAATGATGCGCCGGGGCACACCTTGGGTGGCTACTCGCAGCGGATCGTGGTGGATCAGGGGTTCGTGTTGCACATTCGCCACCCGCAGCAGCAACTGGCCGCGGTCGCGCCGCTGTTGTGCGCGGGCATCACCACCTATTCGCCGCTGCGCCATTGGAACGTGGGCCCCGGCAAGAAGGTCGGCATTGTCGGCATTGGCGGGTTGGGGCATATGGGTATCAAGCTGGCGCGCGCGATGGGCGCGCAGGTGGTGGCGTTCACCACCACCGAGAGCAAGCGCGACGAAGCGCATCGGCTGGGCGCAGACGCGGTGGTGGTGTCGCGCGATGCCGGGCAAATGAAAGCGCAGCAAGGCAGCTTCGATTTCATCCTGGACACCGTGGCCGCGCCGCACGTGCTGGATGCTTTTACTGCATTGCTCAAACGCGATGGCACGCTGTGCCTGGTCGGCGCGCCGGCCACGCCGCATCCCAGCCCGTCGGTCATGGGCCTGATTTTCGGCCGCAAGGCGATTGCCGGTTCGCTGATCGGCGGCATCGCCGAGACCCAGGAGATGCTGGATTTTTGCGCGGAGCACGGCATCGTTGCCGACATCGAAATGATTCGCGCGCAGGACATCGACGCGGCCTACGAACGGATGTTGCACAGCGACGTCAAGTACCGCTTCGTGATCGACTGCGCAACGATGTAA
- a CDS encoding PAS-domain containing protein produces the protein MLSLTTVVAAALLWLGLLFGTALYAERHPGVLARHWRHVYALSLAVHCTSWTFYGTVTQAARYGWPLPPTFVGAILFYGLAVVFMIRLVRLARESNATSLADLIATRLGKDAWLAAVVTLVAVLGLIPYIALQLQAITMSLTAVTAGIGAADDGAPPLWRDGSLYVALAMALFAILFGTRRVSVAEHNRGLVLALAFESLFKLLAMLALGVFVWLGLRGLPELPRMAATQPAGGFMPLVILGAMAMFVMPHQFHVGVVECRDEADVRTARWQFPLYLLLIALPTLALARAGAALLGDAVPTDMYALALPLAQGNAGVALLVFLGGLSAATGMVIVSTLTLSLMIGNHWFAPGLLRSAWAGGQGDDHRGDLLLLRRGGIIAIMLLGWAYARLVSGNEALADVGAVSFSALATLVPALAFAVWRPQTPAFAATAGVLAGFAAWLWVMLVPLLVATAGSDPGWLREGPLGWAWLAPDGLFGLTGWSRVGRAVGVSLFVGTATTLVLAALRSAPDRRQVRGTDVATLRSAGRRFLPAARVEELLRLAPSSGVVPASIESRLEHELAAVLGSASARLLLEAARRDQAGADLDTVAAIVGEASQDLRFNQRVLEAALENMSQGISVVDADLHLVAWNRRYEELLGFPPDMLRVGMPIAEASHWALREVAGIDPARDTSALQRRLAHMRAGTPHLSERVFKDGSIVEIRGNPMPGGGFVATFTDVTAFRQAEAGLKRVNETLEQRVVERTTLLETAKREAEHANDAKSRFLAAIGHDLLQPLHAAHLLTDALQQRSNGGQRELARQIGGALDATTDLLGTLLDMSRLEAGGLVPEPRDFPLSDVLEPLVEQFRAIAAERGLRLRFVPTRAWVHSDPQLLRRVLQNFLANALRYTASGSVLLGVRRCSGALWIEVHDTGPGIAASQREAIFEEFRRGERAPGQGLGLGLAIAQRIARLLGTDVRLRSRLGRGSVFALQVAQTAAPQLQRSAGRGLTGLRVLLVDNEASAREALATVLRGWGCQTLAVGNDAQASAALSEAPFDLWIFDYHLDDGDDGVALHARLRARFACTTSCLILSADQTGAVRSAAQDAGLPLLMKPLRPLALKSMLDRVLAAQRLG, from the coding sequence ATGCTGAGCCTCACGACTGTCGTCGCGGCGGCGCTGCTCTGGCTGGGTCTGCTGTTTGGCACCGCGCTCTACGCCGAGCGCCACCCCGGGGTATTGGCCAGGCACTGGCGCCACGTTTATGCGCTGTCGCTGGCGGTGCACTGCACCTCGTGGACGTTCTACGGCACCGTGACCCAGGCCGCCCGGTACGGCTGGCCGCTGCCGCCCACCTTCGTCGGTGCGATCTTGTTTTATGGTCTGGCGGTGGTCTTCATGATCCGCCTGGTGCGGTTGGCGCGCGAATCCAATGCCACCTCGCTGGCCGACCTGATCGCCACGCGCCTGGGCAAGGATGCGTGGTTGGCGGCGGTGGTGACTTTGGTCGCGGTGCTGGGGCTGATCCCCTACATCGCCCTGCAGTTGCAGGCCATCACCATGAGCCTGACGGCGGTGACCGCCGGCATCGGTGCGGCCGACGACGGCGCGCCGCCGCTGTGGCGCGACGGTTCGTTGTACGTGGCGCTGGCGATGGCGCTGTTTGCAATCCTGTTCGGCACGCGCAGGGTCAGCGTTGCCGAGCACAACCGCGGCCTGGTGCTGGCATTGGCCTTCGAGTCCCTGTTCAAGCTGCTCGCGATGCTGGCATTGGGCGTGTTCGTCTGGCTGGGCCTGCGTGGTCTTCCCGAGCTGCCGCGCATGGCCGCGACGCAGCCGGCCGGCGGCTTCATGCCGCTGGTGATCCTGGGTGCGATGGCGATGTTCGTGATGCCGCACCAGTTCCACGTTGGCGTGGTGGAGTGCCGCGACGAAGCCGATGTGCGCACCGCGCGCTGGCAGTTCCCGCTGTACCTGTTGCTGATCGCGCTGCCCACGCTGGCGTTGGCGCGTGCCGGCGCGGCGCTGCTGGGCGATGCGGTGCCCACCGACATGTACGCGCTGGCGCTGCCGCTGGCGCAGGGCAATGCCGGGGTGGCCTTGTTGGTGTTTCTTGGCGGACTGAGCGCCGCCACCGGCATGGTGATCGTCAGCACCCTGACCCTGAGCCTGATGATCGGCAACCACTGGTTTGCGCCGGGCCTGCTGCGCAGTGCATGGGCGGGTGGGCAGGGCGATGATCATCGCGGCGACCTGCTGCTGCTGCGCCGCGGCGGCATCATCGCCATCATGCTGCTGGGCTGGGCTTACGCCCGGCTGGTGAGTGGTAACGAAGCGCTGGCAGATGTCGGCGCGGTGTCGTTTTCGGCGCTGGCAACGCTGGTGCCGGCACTGGCGTTTGCGGTGTGGCGCCCGCAAACGCCGGCATTCGCCGCCACGGCGGGCGTGCTGGCCGGGTTCGCGGCATGGCTGTGGGTGATGCTGGTGCCGCTGCTGGTGGCGACCGCCGGCAGCGATCCGGGCTGGCTGCGCGAAGGCCCGCTGGGCTGGGCCTGGCTGGCTCCGGATGGGTTGTTTGGCTTGACCGGCTGGAGCCGGGTGGGGCGTGCGGTGGGCGTGAGCCTGTTTGTCGGCACCGCGACCACGCTGGTGTTGGCGGCTCTGCGCAGTGCGCCGGATCGGCGTCAGGTGCGCGGGACGGACGTGGCCACCCTGCGCAGCGCGGGGCGACGTTTCTTGCCGGCAGCCCGGGTTGAAGAACTGCTGCGCCTCGCGCCGAGCAGTGGCGTGGTGCCGGCGTCGATCGAGTCGCGCCTGGAGCATGAGTTGGCGGCCGTGCTTGGCAGTGCCTCCGCGCGCCTGCTGCTGGAAGCCGCCCGCCGCGACCAAGCGGGCGCTGACCTGGATACGGTGGCCGCCATCGTGGGCGAAGCCTCGCAGGACCTGCGCTTCAACCAGCGCGTGCTGGAAGCGGCGCTGGAAAACATGAGCCAAGGCATCAGCGTGGTCGATGCCGACCTGCACCTGGTGGCCTGGAATCGGCGCTATGAAGAACTGCTGGGTTTTCCGCCCGACATGCTGCGGGTGGGAATGCCGATTGCCGAAGCGTCGCACTGGGCGCTGCGTGAAGTCGCCGGGATCGACCCGGCCCGGGATACATCCGCACTGCAGCGGCGGCTGGCGCATATGCGCGCCGGCACGCCGCATTTGTCCGAGCGTGTGTTCAAGGATGGCAGCATCGTCGAGATCCGCGGCAACCCGATGCCGGGCGGCGGCTTTGTCGCCACCTTCACCGACGTCACCGCATTCCGCCAGGCCGAAGCGGGCCTGAAGCGCGTCAATGAAACGCTGGAACAGCGCGTGGTGGAGCGCACCACGCTGCTGGAAACCGCCAAGCGCGAGGCCGAGCACGCCAACGATGCGAAGAGCCGCTTCCTGGCTGCCATTGGCCATGATCTGCTGCAGCCGCTGCACGCAGCGCATTTGCTGACGGATGCCCTGCAGCAACGCAGCAATGGCGGGCAGCGGGAGCTGGCGCGGCAGATCGGCGGCGCGCTGGATGCCACCACCGACCTGCTGGGCACGTTGTTGGACATGTCGCGCCTGGAAGCCGGCGGGCTGGTGCCGGAGCCGCGCGACTTTCCCTTGAGCGACGTGCTGGAACCGCTGGTGGAACAGTTTCGCGCGATTGCCGCCGAGCGCGGCCTGCGCCTGCGTTTCGTGCCTACCCGTGCGTGGGTGCACAGCGATCCGCAGCTGCTGCGCCGGGTGCTGCAGAATTTCCTGGCCAACGCACTGCGCTATACCGCCAGCGGCAGCGTGCTGCTGGGCGTGCGCCGATGTAGCGGTGCGCTTTGGATCGAAGTCCACGACACCGGGCCCGGCATTGCAGCGTCCCAGCGCGAGGCGATTTTCGAGGAGTTCCGGCGCGGCGAGCGCGCGCCCGGACAGGGGTTGGGATTGGGGTTGGCGATCGCGCAGCGCATCGCCCGCCTGCTGGGAACGGACGTGCGCCTGCGCAGCAGACTGGGGCGGGGCAGCGTGTTCGCCCTGCAGGTGGCGCAGACCGCCGCCCCGCAGCTGCAGCGCAGCGCCGGGCGCGGGTTGACTGGCTTGCGCGTGCTGCTGGTGGACAACGAAGCCTCGGCGCGGGAGGCGCTGGCCACGGTGCTGCGCGGCTGGGGCTGCCAGACGCTGGCGGTCGGCAACGATGCACAGGCCAGCGCGGCGCTGTCGGAAGCGCCGTTCGACCTGTGGATATTCGACTACCACCTGGACGATGGCGACGACGGCGTGGCGCTGCACGCCCGCTTGCGCGCCCGCTTCGCCTGCACGACGTCGTGCCTGATCCTCAGCGCCGACCAGACCGGTGCGGTGCGGAGTGCCGCACAGGATGCGGGTCTGCCGCTGCTGATGAAACCGTTGCGCCCGTTGGCATTGAAATCCATGCTCGACAGGGTGTTGGCGGCACAGCGGCTGGGTTAG
- a CDS encoding TonB-dependent receptor, which produces MKHRQLSMAIHGALAATLLLGAPAMAQEAPAKKDGEQVAKTLDAVTVTARRRVESIQDVPVAVSAFGEEQLKDLQASNVDGLQGAVPNMNIVQGRGSANSVNVFIRGIGQPDALQTFDPGVGMYVDDVYYSRINGALFSLFDVGDVEVLRGPQGTLYGKNSTGGAIKLTTKNPFDYEGGAVEATFGDYGRTEGRFYAGGKLSETVAGSIAGAWITNNGYVRNRAGGHRFNDDDTRALRAKLAFQPSDAFRAIFSVDYTRQDAALTMGRPMANLVQTDLVLGKVVLQPGATGDWDHAAVTSLAPGKGQTLTHSGASLAMEWDLSPAWMLKSVTAYRKLKTNSYIDIDASRYELGDVLVALDQNQKSQEFQLHYDNGSTLHVTMGAYWMSEHVPSYQEAYASDLYAILGTPVSFLRTISDDLTTSSTAAFVHANWEFVPTWTLAAGVRWTRDKKDYRRTTSTFWGPALAVLNGTVPFPETSASWTAVTPSVSLQKKFSDGLMGYVSANRGFKSGGFNGRANTAYDVLHAKYDPEFVWTYEIGLKAESSDHRMRGSITGFISDYQDFQARVSQDVGTFPVLNAARLSIKGLELEGSAMVGERTTISGQLSWLDAKYDRFEDFRLDPGYPGFDLNVNHDHVPFSPKFTARIGINHSIPLNGSGTLSVGGDVSHRTRTWLSVDNRAVLSQPTYTLVGLYGVWDSPEYKWQVRAGVRNLTNQTYMTEGQEFASVGNIQTAYYGLPRNMYVSVRYNF; this is translated from the coding sequence ATGAAACACAGGCAATTGAGCATGGCGATCCATGGCGCGCTGGCCGCGACGCTGTTGCTGGGTGCGCCCGCGATGGCGCAAGAGGCGCCGGCGAAGAAGGATGGCGAACAAGTGGCGAAGACGCTGGACGCCGTCACCGTGACCGCGCGGCGTCGCGTCGAATCGATCCAGGACGTCCCGGTAGCGGTCTCTGCATTCGGCGAAGAACAGCTGAAAGACCTGCAGGCCAGCAACGTGGACGGCTTGCAGGGTGCAGTGCCCAACATGAACATCGTGCAGGGTCGCGGCTCGGCCAACAGCGTCAACGTGTTCATCCGCGGCATCGGCCAGCCCGACGCGCTGCAGACCTTCGACCCCGGCGTGGGCATGTACGTCGATGACGTGTATTACTCGCGCATCAACGGTGCGCTGTTTTCGCTGTTCGACGTCGGTGATGTGGAAGTGCTGCGCGGCCCGCAGGGCACGCTGTACGGGAAGAACTCCACCGGCGGCGCGATCAAGCTGACCACCAAGAATCCCTTCGATTACGAGGGCGGCGCCGTGGAGGCCACGTTCGGCGATTACGGTCGCACCGAAGGCCGCTTCTATGCGGGTGGCAAGCTCAGCGAAACCGTGGCCGGCAGCATTGCAGGGGCGTGGATCACCAACAATGGCTATGTGAGGAATCGCGCCGGCGGCCATCGTTTCAACGATGACGACACCCGCGCGCTGCGCGCCAAGTTGGCGTTCCAGCCCAGCGATGCGTTCCGCGCCATTTTCTCCGTTGACTACACTAGGCAGGATGCGGCCCTGACCATGGGGCGGCCGATGGCCAACCTGGTGCAGACCGACCTGGTGCTTGGCAAGGTGGTGCTGCAGCCCGGCGCAACCGGCGATTGGGATCACGCAGCGGTGACATCGCTGGCGCCGGGGAAGGGGCAGACACTGACCCACAGCGGCGCGTCACTGGCGATGGAGTGGGACCTCTCCCCGGCCTGGATGCTCAAGAGCGTCACTGCCTATCGCAAATTGAAGACCAATTCCTACATCGACATCGACGCGTCCAGGTACGAGCTCGGTGACGTGCTGGTGGCGCTGGACCAGAACCAGAAAAGCCAGGAATTCCAGCTGCACTACGACAATGGCAGCACGCTGCACGTGACGATGGGCGCGTATTGGATGAGCGAGCATGTGCCGTCCTATCAGGAGGCCTATGCCAGCGACCTGTACGCGATTCTGGGCACTCCGGTCAGCTTCCTGCGCACCATTTCCGATGATTTGACGACCAGCAGCACGGCGGCCTTCGTCCACGCCAATTGGGAATTCGTGCCCACCTGGACGCTGGCGGCTGGCGTGCGCTGGACGCGCGACAAGAAGGATTACCGGCGCACCACCAGCACGTTCTGGGGCCCCGCGCTTGCGGTGTTGAACGGCACGGTGCCGTTCCCGGAGACGTCGGCCAGTTGGACCGCGGTGACCCCGTCGGTCAGCTTGCAGAAGAAATTCAGCGACGGCTTGATGGGCTATGTATCGGCCAACCGTGGCTTCAAGTCGGGCGGCTTCAACGGCCGCGCCAACACGGCGTATGACGTGCTGCACGCCAAGTACGATCCGGAATTCGTGTGGACCTACGAGATCGGGCTGAAGGCCGAATCCAGCGACCATCGCATGCGTGGCAGCATCACCGGCTTCATCAGCGATTATCAGGATTTCCAGGCGCGCGTGTCGCAGGACGTGGGGACGTTCCCGGTGCTGAATGCGGCCAGGTTGAGCATCAAGGGCCTGGAGCTGGAAGGCAGCGCGATGGTCGGCGAACGCACCACGATCAGCGGGCAGTTGAGCTGGCTGGATGCCAAGTACGACCGCTTCGAGGACTTCCGCCTGGATCCTGGCTATCCCGGTTTCGACCTCAACGTGAATCATGACCACGTGCCGTTCTCGCCCAAGTTCACCGCGCGCATCGGGATCAACCACAGCATCCCGTTGAACGGCAGTGGCACGCTCAGCGTGGGTGGCGATGTTTCCCACCGCACCCGCACCTGGCTGTCGGTGGACAACCGTGCGGTACTCAGCCAGCCGACTTACACCTTGGTTGGCCTGTACGGCGTGTGGGATTCGCCGGAGTACAAGTGGCAGGTGCGTGCCGGCGTGCGCAACCTGACCAACCAGACCTACATGACCGAAGGCCAGGAGTTCGCCAGCGTGGGCAATATCCAGACGGCGTACTACGGGCTGCCGCGCAACATGTATGTGTCGGTGCGCTACAACTTCTGA